In Choristoneura fumiferana chromosome 4, NRCan_CFum_1, whole genome shotgun sequence, the sequence ATTACGTCGCAAATTGCTTTTAAAACACTACCAATTTTGGTAAGCGTGTAACATAACATTCAATTAAAGTTCGATCCGGTTATATGAAGATAGAACAAGCTGACGGGACTTTGGGTAGGACATTGAATTACCTAGTTTGCATTTATACTTTTAAGACCTTATCACACTCTAGCGATTTGCAGTCAAGTTGAAAGCAAGGCGAGCGCGCAGCAAGTTCGctgcgagcgcgtaacgatttcgctGCGAGCGtgcagcgagttcgctgcgttagcgccaaAAGCGGCATATTGTAGACtccgtataataataatagggagTCTTCGGCGGCAACGCAgggaactcgctgcgcgctcacagcgacatcgttgcgcgcacgcggcgatatcgttgcgcgctcgcgccAAAATCTTTACACGCTCGCAGTGaactcgcctcgctttcaactcgccctcaaatcgctagtgtgataagatAAGGCCCTCTTAGAGAGACGAAATAACAGAATATAACTATGAAATGACACCTTAAATTACTaaatccactcaaaggttgactggtagagctCCCcaaaagggataagttcacctttgtgtATTGATCTCAACGGTTTCGTTATTTATATTTGGATAATAAAAGGTTCACATatacctaagtaggtacataggtacagCAAAAGTGGTAAGGCTGCCAGGATCATCGGAATCTTGGCTGAGGGGGTtcctataaattatttattttggttttagtttctttttatacttataaggttattttctcaaaaatgaccgtaaaagtacaTTATTGtcgtaggcaattgctggctgagtatgagtattaaacggacgagcttgcgagtccgtttaactaatacgaagccagcaattgctattccagccgagactaatataaagcttctcaaaaatggttctgaaatagaataaactttttctcaaaatatttgtaaaatttaattttattcaatatttttcttatgctttcccgccttttttcattaaaaataaacggcaggagtatttttccaccgaaaacaccacaagctatttcagacccaatagaaaaagtccggagttccacaaaatatctgataattagacttggctgtacgACTTGTGTTTCCATGGCcttattaacttaaaaaaaaaatgtgactgattgcaggcgcgctaattcattattgtcgagctagcgcgcctgcaatccttttaagctgaccataaactatgcacttcaccttctgatatgtaataatgtcaacttttacggacattttgagaaaaagtacaTTATTCCTTACCTttcagaaggctaagtgcatagtttatggtcagtgagaaattaaaaagttaaaaaaattgcaggcgcACTAGCtcaactattatttattattatcgagtcttaaactttaaaaaaagtgaaaaagtggccatggaaatgttggtaCAAGTCATATCCAGCCAACTCTGCTCAGTTCTGCTGCTCtggctgctatcagttattttattggaactccagactttttttattgtatctggAACAGCTTAAGTACACCtgctgtttttttaatgaaaaaaaggcgggaaagcatgaaaaaatatattttgttgagaaaaggtttattctaatttagtttttttccttcaccatttttaagaaaagctttatacttaattagtctcggctggaatagaaATTACctactggcttcgtattagttaaacgctCGTCCAtttaattctcatactcagccagcaattgacTACTTCCAGGCTAccacaataatctactattatttaattattgtttgttactaaacattaataaataaagatgtttattattaattaaataaaaataaaaatgaactaataaattaactaaataaattaaaatataaattaactgCAGTTTAAAAGTTATGACTAAAATGCTAAATTCACTTAGCAAGTATTAGTACAAGAAGGGTCATGATGATCTATATTGCATGCAACaaaatttacctactttatttacTTCGATATGCTTTCGTTAAAAATGACAACTTTGATCAATATTAAAATCGATACTCTATAGCCGATTAATTGGCTTTTACAACGTTGGCGCCAATTGCTACTAATGTTATCATTTTACTCTCGATGTTATTGCATTTCCTTTAATCGATTTATTGGTCTCGACTCTCACGTTTCTGGCCAGGCTAACAACAAACAGAATGGAAGTAGGTAccttgaataataaaataaccacattaaaatttataagctttaatattttttttataatcgatCATATCGAATCGATAATATTATTGAATGGGTTTAGATTACGCGTGAATATTGGATAGCGTTTAATCGTATGCATAAGGTCAGTTCTattgatatttaaatttgttgttGGGTTCGAGGGCGTTATCTGGGCTATTCTGGGCCATAATGAGGCGTGAAATGACAAACTACCCTCTTTTATCACCGCCCACCTAAGGTTAGTATAATGAAGCTAACATGTAAATAGTTGACTAGTAGGAAAGATATCTTCACGGGAATACATTCGTCTTAGGTACCGCCGTACTTCCGTTGATGGTCATAACGAGTTTTTTCCTTTtcattaattttgtcaaatttttcAAAAGATAATTCATCAGCGCAACCACGgtctataggtaggtatatatgtcCTGCTCCATGGCACAGGGGGAATAAGAGGGCCTAGTGCCAATTGTGAACTTCACGCGCACCATTGAACTTCCTCGAACACCTTtctgtgtgcaggtttccttatgATGATTTACTTCACTGTAAAGTTCATAGTAAGTAAATCTCAAATGAATTTTCGCAcgaaaattctgaaaaacttaACTAAGCCCGCGGCCAAACCCACGTAGGATTCTCTGTTTcggaggccatagatcaaaccactaaggTATAGGTCATTAGTTCATTCGTCGTTAGATCAAAGTACTGCCTATCacgattatttataaaataaaaatatttttcaactgcATTTTTTTCCATATTTGTACCATATATTGTAATTACACAAAACATGCAAAACAGTATCAGCAGTATAAGTAGTAAATACAATCCTGTGAACTGGTTGGAGACGGCTATGGTCAGCAAAGCAGGAGTCATTATGTAGGTGTCGATTGGTGTATTTGCGAGTAATATTCCGGCTCTATGTTTAAAATATGACATCAACTTTCTCTAAATCGTATGTTGCTTCGACGAGACATCGTAAATTAAACCCGTGCGACTTTTTGATTAAAAACTTGTTCGCAATATTTTATGCGATTGTATTTCTCTCACCAATTGGACAATTAGTGGAGACCACAGGTGTTGGtcaacttaataaaatattgggCAAGCAAGCTTAagcaagttatttttttgtattcgaTTATAACCACGTCGATACATGAATACTTatggattttattattttagactttaaaaaaatttccCATGTAAAAATATTAGTCTTCCTTTAGAAAACACAGATCTAGATATGCAAAGCCAGGTGTTTTCACAAAATGAAGAGTAGGTAAAacgtaaaataattaagtaagtaagtattaagttatattattaagtaagttgtatttagttatattatttcGTGGTTAGTGCATGTCCGTACGATTTATTAAATAAGCCCCATAGCATTAGGTATTCGAATGATTTTACCTACCTCAAGTTGCATTGTGACAAATCCAATATGACAATGGTGTGGCCCcgtcattaggtaggtaccgcTTCTTTTGTCGTTTTTCATAAGACAAACAAAGAAGGGACAGGAAATGTTTCCCATCTGGTGAATACGTACACTAAAATATGTTACGTATGTAGGTAGGCACTTATGTTTCTAGTCCTTAGGTACTTAATTCTGTTGAAAAAGTTTGCCAGTAcataccactaccatgagtttacagtgaccgtactcgataacgacggcgtaaattatttgtattatttgccgtcgctatcgagtacggtcactgtaaactcatggtagtggtactggaagagatcactctgaagcgataagaccgcctattgcttcatctaaatcggtccagcgGTTTAGAAAGACGTGAAAAGGTACCTAACAAACAGACTtgtaaactttcacatttataatacttattcgTGGGGTTTAGTAATACGTAGCATTTTTTACCAGAATACTAtgtaaaaatcttaaaaatagtGTTAACGTTACTGAATAAAGTCGGCTGAATGCCTTACAAACACTAAACTTGTTGTCCACGCTTAAATACGCCTTATGTGTGTCTACCGgtaccggacgtacaataccgacatggaaataccgacatgatattttgtgacacgcccatagaaactcttgtcagtttaacaccagcagcagggctactatgaaactcgaaacttgaagttcctgtcgtgcggtccctctgacacttaaactatttaatacgagagcgagaggggcggaatgatacgaacttcgagtttcgtagcccTGCAGTTTATATGGGCGTGAACTCAAAATATCGGGTCtctatttccatgtcggtattatctgtgccggtaaatagtgtcactgTCACCCTGTCTGTCAAATCGCGTGTTTGATGTTTTGATTTGACCTGATGTTTCATTCAACTCTTGTTTTGGTTTGTTTCTTGGACGTAATTTAATTCGGATTTACTCTAGGAATTAGAACCTTTTGTGTACAttgatactaaaaaaaaaacagtagatcTTAAACGTTATGTCTATCTCAGAAGTGACCGTCAATGTATATTCTAAATAAGCAACCTAAAACGGCAATGGTTCAGCTCTACGACAGACTTGTGGACAAAGTAGCTGATACTTGTGTGAAACTATACAATGGACTGCCAAAAACCGGGAAACCTATTGACAATGAGTGGACAGTGCTATCATGTTTGCTACAGTACGATAAAATTAGCGAGAACCTGGAAGTTGTTTCTCTAGGCACGGGTTCCAAATGCATTGGTGCTTCGAAAATGTCACCATTTGGAGACGTTTTAAACGACAGTCATGCCGAAGTTTTCGCCAGACGTGGATTTCTAATATACCTATACGACAATATAGAGCAAGCTTTACAAAGTAAGAAATCCATATTCATATTCGAAAATGGTAAATTTACTCTCAAAGATAACattgaatttatattttactCCTCTCAGCTACCTTGTGGAGATGCGTCTATCATTCCCAAGGAGGATGAAGAAAATTTTGGTGAAGTTTTGCAAAGTTTGAAACAAAAAGCATGTGAAGACATATCAGATATTGATTTAAAGAAAATCAATGGTGATATTCATAGAACAGGAGCAAAGTGTCTACCGGATTCGGCACAGGATTCCAAGGAGCCAGGTACTAATTACCACTTACTTGGTCAGGTTCGGATCAAGCCTGGCCGAGGCGATAGAACACAATCTGTTTCTTGTTCTGATAAAATAGCCAGATGGATCCATATAGGTGTCCAAGGGGCATTATTAGACTTATTGATAAACAAGCCTTTTTTCATCCATCATTTCGTTTTTGGTGCTGGAGTACCATATTCAGAAGAGTCTTTGACAAGATCCTTATTAAAAAGAACTGATGTATCTATGGTAATACCAGATGTTATGCCAAAATTTTATCAAAGCAGATTGGTGTTCCCTCACATAAAATCTGATTTAAATGTGAGGCCTGCCGCGGGCAGCATAGTTTGGAGTAAAtcaaggtaagtaaataaacaggctttgcatataaataatatataataaataaataaacaaatatcacaTCACACTTACCaattcacctagtcccaaagtatgCGAAGCTTGtgttaaacatatttatatacatagatattaACCTCGTAAGTCCCCATGTACTTCACAAAGTACCCACGTTAAAGTTCCCCTTGACATCACGCCATGTGACACTGTGATGTCACGAGATCCCACTCATGAACTTTGATGCActttatctttgtaattttttgtttgattgacaaaaggtAAAATATGTGTCCATTTTATCATAATCAAACAGACAACCTAAATATACTGAGTGGCAGAAAATCAGGActtcaaaatgtatgcagtaaatagataattttgtgtttttttttacccagaaaaTCACCTAATtcaatacatacatactgaCAATACATACTATACACACACACTTTGTATTGACATACTTTTAGACATCCATaaagatttaaatatatttatcaattttaatatttctaggTCTGTGGAGGTAGCAGTACAGGGTAGAAAGCTTggtgttacaaaaaaaaaactgaaattgttTAATAATTCCTTGTGCATAAGTAAATATAACATTTATCAAagatttgaaaatattataaatcagaATGAAGAGTTGAAGAAACTTATCAATGCAGAAGATGTAAGAAGTATTCCATACAATGCAATGAAAAGGAAATCTATAAGGTATTTAGAAAAATGGGAGCTTGTCAAGAAAGTGTTTTTTAAAGCATGGACAAAAAAACCTGATATGTGGAATTTTAGTGTAAATGATACgtaataaattgatttttatcattatttgcTTTTATGATTAAATATATCTAAGAGTTTTGTTTAACACACTTACGAATCACAATTGCATACTTTGTTTTGTGTAGAAAAAGCTATAAAGCCTCTGGAAATTACagatttattattgattttttaattatctactactttttatccgcGACTTCGCGCGCGTTAAGGGGTCATCCACAAAGTACGTCACAcattaagggggggggggtcaagcggtttgtgacacaggaacaaaataatcgCAAATTTCATAGCAATACGTGTGGCAAGGGGGGGGGGGTACAAAAAAagctagtgaataatgttttatcATCGTGTTTTGACGGAAAGGTTCGtgtttatcttgctatctcaactgGCTTAcatttactgaagctaattgagaaaaaaTACGAACTTATATCCGACAGCAAAATATACTcacggcaaaaaatttggcccaccctttatacaaaaattaccgattctgcatacatttgagggccagattttttgccgctcagtaggtatattaatgatggaaaaacattattcaatacatctCTACCTTCACCAAATTCTTAATGTAAAGcgcagtttagacttgcaagaaaactCGTCGGCTTTACCtcttcgcaatgtaatgcaacttgcacgatttttcttgcaagtctaaactcggcttagtCTTGCTGAAAGAACAAAAACGCAGTTGCTACTAACTACCACTCATGACGTCCTCACGATACTTAACGCCCTCTAGCGATTTCCTCCTGCCAGAAAAACCCTCTTTCTTATAAAATGTGTAATTCATCTCCATTCGAAAATAATATTGCAAAACAAAGCCTAATCTAACATGTCACTAGCATTTCGACCTGTTGAATAGACAAGGTGGCGTTTGACGGCGATTACAGCTATTATTACGAGATAGTCCATTAAGGATTATGTCAACAGTTTAGCCTTTTGCCTGATGTTTCTAATTACCATCTATTTTGCATTCGGATGATGAAATTCTGGGGCCAACCCGCTACGGTCTCGCGTCGTGCTTGTGTGCTACCTATTGTGCTCGGTAGCCTATTTAGTAATATGCTTTTGACATTTTACTGTTTCGAGGCACAAGTAATGTTGAAGCGATGCTATCCATTGTCAAGAAGATATTAATATCTggtgttataaaattaatgattatgtcATGCTCAATGGGGatctttggaaataattccgatctgcATTGGCGATTCCTGGCTTCAAATAGTATAGGTAACAACCTGTTTGCTCGTATCTACTGTCGTAAATGCTTTAGTTGTGTTAaacaatttagtttttaatgtaagtatttatgtaacattaaatACTATTTgattcaaaattatacttaactCGCCGAGTTTCTTGCCAGTTTCTTCTCAACATAGATTTTTCTTCTCCTTTTTGATAGATTCTTCGGCGTTcattagtgcttgttatagccaaaattgaatgaagatatttttactttgacttccTCTTAGCTACATTTACAgcttaggtacattttatacctcaggctgctatttagatagatagatagatagataaaacgtttatttgttactgcaaacacacacaatcaaaattacacaaataagaaaaaaaagaacagtcctaacttaaatgtaaacaattttcaattatttgtgttactctttattatatttactctttaaactactaacaattctcaagaaaacttaaccgttatagttttctttgtaagtttgatatacttactaccattctgatttttttttaatttttccacccaccggtatagattttagaggggggggggacgctcaatttcaatgaaaatttgcactttaaagttgaatattttgcaaacaaatcactgaatcgaaaaatcgtttgtgcaaacccctaatggttttaaaaggcctatccaacgaacctcacactacaagattggatgcgaaaaaaatcaccccaactttacgtctacgggaggtactctaaaaaatttttttgtttttttttattgtaccattttgttggcatagtttacatatatattcgtgcaaaataacagctttctagcattgatagtctctgagcaaagccgcgaacggacggacagacacagacagacagacatggcgaaactataagggttccgtttttgccattttggctacagaatCCTAAAAAACTCGAGAAACGaagataaaaatacatacatactagtcCATAGGAAAACCGTAGAGTTCCGAGCTAAAATTGACGTGAACGTGTACCATACAATAAATCTACAAATAGCTttatacaattttatacaatttgCTGTCTTATGGAAACCAGCGTTTGAACCGAGCAATACGGCGGCTAATTATTTAACGCTCGTTTGTTCCAATTAAATGTGATTGTGAtgatgttatttgttttataaattctaTTATACCTATAAAGATTCTGTTTATCGTGAATTTTACATAAGGACATCAGTTAGCCTTATTTATAGAGAACATAATAACTGGCCTCACTATATTCGCAATTCTCAGTAGgatttattatacaattatgTAATACATTATGTTTCGTAATATTATACTCGATCAATTCAATATAGAAATAAATTGAACATCATTAATATCCACTCATTAGTCATATTGTTAAGCAAAAGCACAACAACGGCAATggcttttatgttttaaaacctTGTAAATACAAACAGTTAGGTGCCTACACGATTACAAACGCATTGTTAGTTTCTTTAGAAGTGTGGTAGTTACTTGGTTAAGAGAACTAAGGTtatcttaagaaaatatttaaaatctcTCTAAAATGAGAATTCCGAAGCAAATTAGAGAATCGTCTCCAGCCTATTAacgcctcccactaggtgggaATAGGCCTTCTCAGAATGATAATGGTCAATTACTACGTCCATATTCCAATACCAGGCATTCTGACAAACAGAAGATTTCATCGCCACCTGCATGCTACTTAACGCATCCTCTCTCGTAGATTGTACGATACACCTACAAGTTTCGGGGACTAAACTCCCGGAAAGGGCCACACTCATCCGACATAAGAGGACGCAAGACGCATATCGAAGATTTAAGTAAAACAAATGAGAACACGTCGCCCGCCCACGCATCCGGAACGGATTTATTGGTTATTGATTACCTACGGATTATTATCGCTGACATTGAGAATCTAAGTGCAATTGAACGGCTTTGTCTTGggtattgtttatttatgtcTCGTGTGAGCTTTCTTTGACGCTGATTCATGCTCTGATGTTTATTTTGGATAATATATACTCATGCCTATGTTATGCTATGCGTTACTGATAATTTGATTGGTATTTTTGTCCCAAGTCTAACGAATTTGGGATGTTCAGTACCTACTCTTTTTCCCCCGTTTTTCTATTGTTCGGATCATGATGAAGACCATTTAAACACCAATGATATCATATGTAGTCCGGTGTCTGCATATGGCtatgatttaaattaataagCGCTATAAATTTCCCCTCGTCGTAAAAGGGCGGCGGAGGGCGTAGAAAGTGCCGAGCGGCACGAGCGATCTGCTCACGAGTTGTCAAGCCTTCAGCGCGAATTCGACGCCTGGCCATTGGCATCGCCTGGTTTGTCATTATTTCGGCAAGTATCAAAC encodes:
- the Adat1 gene encoding adenosine deaminase, tRNA-specific 1; translation: MYILNKQPKTAMVQLYDRLVDKVADTCVKLYNGLPKTGKPIDNEWTVLSCLLQYDKISENLEVVSLGTGSKCIGASKMSPFGDVLNDSHAEVFARRGFLIYLYDNIEQALQSKKSIFIFENGKFTLKDNIEFIFYSSQLPCGDASIIPKEDEENFGEVLQSLKQKACEDISDIDLKKINGDIHRTGAKCLPDSAQDSKEPGTNYHLLGQVRIKPGRGDRTQSVSCSDKIARWIHIGVQGALLDLLINKPFFIHHFVFGAGVPYSEESLTRSLLKRTDVSMVIPDVMPKFYQSRLVFPHIKSDLNVRPAAGSIVWSKSRSVEVAVQGRKLGVTKKKLKLFNNSLCISKYNIYQRFENIINQNEELKKLINAEDVRSIPYNAMKRKSIRYLEKWELVKKVFFKAWTKKPDMWNFSVNDT